AACCCTGTTGTTCTCCGCAGGCGCAGGCAGCGGCCGAGCGGTTGGGGTACCCGGTCCTGGTGCGCTCCGCCTATGCCCTGGGGGGCCTGGGCTCCGGCTTCGCCAACAACCGGGAGGAGCTGATGGCACTGGTGAGCCAGGCCTTCACCCACACCTCCCAGGTGCTGGTGGACAAGTCCctgaagggctggaaggagatCGAGTACGAGGTGGTGCGGGACGCCTACAACAACTGCGTCACGGTACGTGATGGGGGGAGACCACCACCCCAGGCCTCTTCTGGGGGGAAATCGATGGAGGAgcaggtgctgggggggtgagGAGTGGGGGGCTTCTGCTGaaccctgtccccagggagagCTCCCCAGCCTTTTCCGTGGTGCtagcacagctgctgggagctgcgCCCCTTGAGCCagacccccctgcaccccccgtGCTCTGGGGGGCTGCAACGCCTGGGCTGTCCCAGGGGCTTGTTGTCCAGCCGCGGCTGCGCAGGGGAGTCCTCGCTGgttcccagggctggggaggaggcgGTGGGAGCCAGGAGGGACCCACGCGGGGCAGCGGCAGCACGCACAGGCAGCACGTGGGGCAGTCGGGACCCCGGCAGCCTGTGGtgaccccccccgccctccgCTGCCAGGTGTGCAACATGGAGAACCTGGACCCACTGGGGATCCACACGGGCGAGTCCATCGTGGTGGCACCCAGCCAGACCCTCAACGACACCGAGTACTTCATGCTGCGGCGCACGGCTGTGAAGGTGGTGCAGCACCTGGGCATCGTGGGCGAGTGCAACATCCAGTTTGCCCTGAACCCCGAGTCGGAGCAGGTGAGCACAGCTCCCCAAGGGCCCGGCCATGGCTCCTGACCCCCCCCAGCTCATCCTGCCCTGGGGGAGCCCGGTCCAGGTCCTGCCCCGTGCCGTGCCACGGGGCTGTGCCTCGCCAGCCTCCCGGGCTGCAGTGCCTGGTGTCCCTGGGGGCCAGAGGGTATCGCCATGTCGATGGCTCGGCCAGCCCCCATGAGTGCAGTGGGGCCCTGGGCCTCGCTCCCTCCTGGTGCCGTGCATGGTCCTTGGGTGGTCTCTGCCTGGCTCCACAGCACCACGGCCATCGGCAATGCCCGCCCTTCCCCAGCTGGGCTGCGCCCGCATTTGGTCCCCATCACTATTTGTGCCCTTCGCGCACTCGCGACTCTTCGGGGCCAGACGAGCACCGGGCAGCAGGGAGCTGTACGGCCGGCACCCAGCCTCGTGCCATGGGGGCCGTGTCCTCCGCCGCCCCACTAACTGCCCGTCTGCTGCCTGCAGTACTACATCATCGAGGTGAATGCCCGGCTCTCCCGCAGCTCGGCCCTGGCCAGCAAGGCCACCGGCTACCCCCTGGCCTATGTGGCTGCCAAGCTGGCCCTGggcatccccctgcccctcctcagGTAACGGCACTGCTGCGGTGCGGGATGGGGTGCTCGCGCCCTCCCCTGGTGGGACAGCCCTGGCCGCTGACCCTCGTCCCCTCCCCAGGAACTCCGTCACCAACTCCACCACGGCCAACTTTGAGCCCAGCCTGGACTACTGCGTGGTGAAGATCCCACGCTGGGACCTCAGCAAGTTCCTGCGCGTCAGCACCAAGATCGGCAGCTCCATGAAGAGCGTGGGTGAGCGTGGGGCAGATGGGCAGCGCGGGTGGGCAGTGCAGCAGGCGCGGGGTCTGGCTGCTCATGGCCCCGTCCGCAGGGGAGGTCATGGCCATTGGGAGGAACTTCGAGGAGGCTTTCCAGAAGGCACTGAGGATGGTGGACGAGAACTGCATGGGCTTTGACCACACTGTGAAGCCAGCCTCAGATGTGGTGAGCGCCGGGggtctggggcgggggggccgaGCTGCTAGCTCGGTtctggggaggaggcagccatctgcccccctcccagccctgctcaccccccccggcccggcagGAGCTGGAGACGCCGACAGACAAGCGGATCTTTGTGCTAGCAGCTGCGCTGCGTGCCGGCTACTCCATTGAGCGGCTCTACGAGCTGACCAAGATCGACCGCTGGTTTCTGCACAAGATGAAGAACATCACGGACCATGCAGTGCTGCTGGAGTCGTACCGTGAGGAGCAGAGCACCATGCCACCCGCCGTGCTCAAGCGGGCCAAGCAGCTTGGCTTCTCTGACAAGCAGGTGGCCCTGGCCGTGCTCAGGTAACGTGGGGAGGGAGCGGCCCCACTCTGCACCCCAGCCCGCGTCCTGGTGCTCACCCTGCCCCTTGCAGCACCGAGCTGGCCGTGAGGAAGATGCGGCGTGACCTGAAGATCCTGCCGGTGGTGAAGCAGATCGACACCGTGGCGGCGGAGTGGCCGGCCCAAACCAACTACCTGTACCTGACCTACAACAGCACCGAGCATGACCTGGCCTTCCGCGAGCCCCACGTGATGGTCATCGGCTCTGGCGTCTACCGCATTGGCAGCAGCGTCGAGTTCGACTGGTGCGCCGTCGGTTGCATCCAGGAGCTCCGCAAGGTCGGCCGGGCCCTGGTGCCCCACGGGGTCGGTGGGTCAGGTGACAGAGGatggggcaggagagcagcgGGGGGCCCTTGGCCTCACCTCGTCCTGCACCCCCGCAGATGGGCTTCAAGACAATCATGGTGAACTACAACCCCGAGACAGTGAGTACTGACTACGACATGTGCGACCGCCTCTACTTCGATGAGATCTCCTTTGAGGTGAGCGGGGCCAGGGgccctgcagctgtggggctggggcatgGTAAGGACTGCCGTGGTCCCTGTGACCCCCGTCCCagccacccccctgccccacgcgGTGCTGCAGGTGGTGATGGACATCTATGAGCTGGAGAACCCCGAGGGCGTGATCCTGTCCATGGGCGGGCAGCTGCCCAACAACATCGCCATGGCCCTGCACCGGCAGCAGTGCCGCATCCTGGGCACATCCCCAGAGGCCATTGACTCGGCTGAGAACCGCTTCAAGTTCTCCCGCCTGCTCGACTCCATCGGCATCAGCCAGCCCCTCTGGAAGGAGCTCTCTGACATGGAGGTGAGGGGCCGATGAGGGCAACGGGGCTGCCCCGGTGGGGACCAGCCCTCGACATGTCTCCTGAGGGTGCCGTCTCTCCTGCAGTCGGCCAAGCACTTCTGCTGCAAGGTGGGGTACCCCTGCGTCGTGCGCCCCTCCTACGTGCTGAGTGGTGCCGCCATGAACGTGGCCTACTCGGACAGTGACCTGGAGAAGTTCCTGAGCAATGCCGTGGCCGTGTCCAAGGAGCAGCCCGTCGTCATCTCCAAGTTCATCCAGGAGGCCAAGGTCCATCCAGGAGGCCGCTCCGGCCCCAGGGCACCCCCGCTCCCCATGAAagccctgtccccctgccctggcGCCGGCAGCAGGCTGTGACCATGTTCCTGCTCACAGGAGATCGACGTGGATGCAGTGGCCTGTGACGGCGTGGTGGTGGCCATCGCCATCTCGGAGCATGTAGAGAACGCTGGGGTGCACTCGGGCGATGCCACGCTGGTGACGCCCCCCCAGGACATCACTCCTAAGACGCTGGAGCGCATCAAGGCCATCGTCCATGCCAtcgggcaggagctgcaggtcaCTGGGCCTTTCAACCTGCAGCTCATCGCCAAGGTACCTCAGCCGGGGGGACCGCACTGGCCGGCGTGGTGCGGGCAGGAGGATGCCCTGCAGCCACAGACAAGCTCACGCCATCCCCTCTCTCCCAGGATGACCAGCTGAAGGTGATCGAGTGCAACGTCCGCGTCTCCCGCTCCTTTCCCTTCGTCTCCAAGACCCTGGGGGTGGACCTGGTGGCTCTGGCCAGCCAAGTGATCATGGGTGAGGATGTGGAGCCCGTGGGGCTGATGACGGGCACAGGCATCGTTGGTGTCAAGGTGAGTGGGGGccgcgggggccgggccggggcacGTGGTCAGGCAGCCCCTgagccccccctgcccccaggtGCCCCAGTTCTCCTTCTCGCGCCTGGCGGGTGCCGACGTGGTGCTGGGCGTGGAGATGACCAGCACAGGCGAGGTGGCCTGCTTCGGGGAGAACCGCTGCGAGGCTTACCTGAAGGCGATGCTCAGCACTGGCTTCAAGATCCCCAAGAAGAACATCCTGCTGACCATCGGCAGCTACAAGGTGTGTGGGGCAGgggcctcccctccctcccctcccctcccctctcctctcctctcctctctgacTGGCCCTGGGGTCGTTGCAGAACAAGAGCGAGCTGTTGCCCACGGTACGGACCTTGGAGAGCCTCGGCTACAATCTGTACGCCAGCCTCGGCACCGCAGACTTCTACACTGAGCACGGCATCAAGGTCAGGCCTGGGGGTCTGGTGGGGGCCGGGGTTGCCCTCGGGGGAGGCGCGGTGCCCTGACGGGCATTGCTGCCAGCAGGTGATGGCCGTGGACTGGCACTTCGAGGATGCGGATGGCAGCGAGGCTGGTGCCCGGGAGACCCAACGCAGCATCCTGGACTACCTGGCCGAGAACCACTTTGAGATGGTCATCAACCTGTCAATGCGCAACTCGGGGGGCCGCCGACTCTCCTCCTTTGTCACCAAGGGGTACCGCACCCGGCGCCTGGCTGTCGACTACTCTGTGCCGCTCATCATCGACATCAAGTGCACCAAGCTCTTTGTGGAGGTGGGCTGTGGTGTGCAGGGTCCCAAGGGATGTGGGAGCAAAGAGAGGGGGCTGGGGTAGTAAAGTCCTGTTGTGGATACTGCGGGGCGGGCGCTGTACACGGGCGTTGCTGTGGGAGGGTCACTTGCGGGGTGCGGCTCGGGCAGGCGTCCTCATCCCGGCCCCGTTCCTGAGCCCTGGCCCCTGCAAGATGGGTCCTGCTTCACGGCTGCCCCCTCCGCAGGCACTGGGTCAGATCAGGGCAGCCCCCCCACTGAAGATGCACGTGGACTGCATGACATCCCAGAAACTCATCCGCCTGCCGGGTAGGTCGGACCGGGGCCacggcaggggctgggggctccaAGGGTGCAGCACGGGGCCGAGGCAGTGCCAGGATCCGGGCCGTGGGCTCCgagggagctgcagggagaggagacaTTTCCCTGCGCTGCCAGGGTGCTCCATGTCCCCCgtggctgggggctgcctgtTCTGACGCTgctgtcctgctccccagggctgaTCGACGTCCACGTCCACCTCCGCGAGCCGGGTGGCACGCACAAGGAGGACTTTGCGTCGGGCACTGCGGCCGCCCTGGCTGGGGGCGTCACCATGGTGTGCGCCATGCCCAACACCAGCCCCGCCGTCACTGACGCTGCCTCCTTTGCCCTGGCACAGAAGGTGAGGGGCCACCGCTGCCCAGCCTGAAgcccgtgtcccctccccaggcgCTGCACTGCCGGCTGCGGTGCACTCGCTGCCCTCGGCGGGGCTGGCTCTGGCCCGGCACCCACCGCCTCTCACCCCCGCAGCTGGCTGAGGCTGGGGCCCGCTGCGACTTCGCCCTCTTCCTGGGCGCTTCCTCGGAGAACGCCGGCTCGCTGGGCCCCCTGGCCGGGGCGGCTGCTGGGCTCAAGATGTACCTGAACGACACCTTCTCCAGCCTGCGGATGGACGACGTGTCACTGTGGATGGAGGTGAGCCGCcgcgggcaggggctggcgTGGGGTCAGACCCGGCTCCTGGTGCCGGTGCCCACCAGCCCTGTGCCCCCGCCAGCACTTCAAGCAGTGGCCGCGGCACCTGCCCATCGTGGCGCACGCGGAGCGACAGACGGTGGCTGCTGTCCTGATGGTGGCCCAGCTGTACCAGCGCCCCGTGCACATCTGCCACGTGGCCCGCAGGGAGGAGGTGAGTGGCGGGGTGCGGCAAGGGGACTGCGGCCTCCAGCAATGGGGCGCAGGGCCATTTGGGACCCCCCCTCACCACGGCTCCCCCAGATCCTCCTCATCAAGGCAGCCAAGCAGAAGGGGATCCCGGTGACGTGCGAGGTGGCCCCACACCACCTCTTCCTGTGCCGGGACGACCTGGGGCGCCTTGGGGAGGGCCGAGCGGCTGTGCGGCCGGCACTGGGCACCCGCCAGGACATGGAGGCTCTCTGGGAGAACATGGACACCATTGACTGCTTTGCCACAGACCACGGTGAGGCCTGGGGGACCGTGGCGCGGGAGCACGGGGTGGGGATGGCAGTGGGTCCCGCAGTGACCGGCCccatcctgcagccccccacACGCTGGAGGAGAAGCAGGGGCAGGAGCCGCCCCCCGGCTACCCCGGCCTGGAGACgatgctgccgctgctgctgacGGCCGTCTCCGAGGGGCGGCTCACGGTGGAGGACATCATCCAGCGCCTCTACGAGAACCCCCGCAAGATCTTCGGGCTGCCAGTGCAGGAGGACACCTACGTGGAGGTGGGTCCCTGGATCCATCCCTGGCCCTGGATCTgtccctggccctgctgcctcTGACCCGCCCTGCCTGCAGGTCGACTTGGAACACGAGTGGATCATCCCCAGCCACATGGCCTTCTCCAAGGCCCGCTGGACGCCCTTTGAGGGCATGAAGGTGAAGGGGACGGTGCGGAGGGTGGTCCTGCGCGGGGAAGTCGCCTACATCGATGGTCAGGTAATGTCCCAGGTACCCTTCCCCCTGCATCTAGGGGCCCCCCCATCACCGCCCATCACCCCCCCATCACCCCTGTGGCTGCAGGTGCTGGTGCCCCCCGGCTACGGGCAGGACGTGAAGAAATGGCCCTCaggagctgtgctggtgccacatGCGGCCCCCGCCAAGGAGAGCACGAAGGTACCGGGGAgcatggggctgggaggggggggtccGTGTCCCAGACCAGCTCCAGCTTGGCCTCTCGTTGCAGACCCCCGAGCGGCCCCGGCACGTGGGGGCCGGTGAGACACTGCGCAGCCGAGCCTCCAGCCCCCGCAGGGCCGGCCCCACAGGCGAGGGGCGCTTCCACCTCCCGCCCCGCATCCACCGGGCCTCCGACCCTGGCCTGCCAGGTAGGGGGGCAGGTGGCATGGCACAGCGTGGCGcagcgggcgggcagcggggcagcaAGCGtgccgccccggggccgggtCTGGGGCTGCGGCTGGGTGGCCCCGCTGACGCCAGCCCTTGTGTCCCGTTCAGCGTTCCGGAGGCTGGGAGCCGCGCACCGCCCGGGCGCCCGAGGCACCGGTAATGTCGGGGGGGGACTCACTCAGACAATGAGACACGGCCGTACTAATGGCACTAACCGCAGCCAATGAGTGCATCCCCTCCCCCAGGTGCCGCGCTGGCCCCCGGCTGCCCACGCCGCAAGGGCCCCTTTCCGCACCGCGGGACAGGGCCGGGCACTGCAGGACGGGGCACGGCTGcgcctgcctgctcccctcccgGCCCGCACGGCACCTCGGGGACCCCTCGCCTGCCAGTGTGATTGGGGTCGCGTCTGATCGGGTTCTGCGGGGTGCGCGGGGACAGGGGCACAGCAATGCGCCAGGGCTTGGCCCGCCCCATCTCTGGGTGGCCGTGGCCCCGGTATTGGGCCCCACGGTGTTTTGCCTGGTTCTGCAAGTGCTGGGAGGGCTGTGTTGCACCCGCAGCACCCCAGGAGAGCGGGGCCCAGGGTGCCGCAGCCACCCGCACCCTCTAATGCTGCcactcccctctcccaccccagccGAGGATGCCCGAGAGAAGACCGGCAGGAAGGTGGCAGAGGCGGGTGAGTGCTCTGGGGGGAGCCTGCGGCGAGCGGGCTGGGCTCCACGCGACCGCCCATGTGGGCTGACTGGCTGCTCTCGGTGCTGCAGATCCGACTGTGATCCAGGACAGCTACTTCTACCCGCTGGGCCCCCTCCCACGCCAGGCATCCCCCCAGGGCACACCCCACTTCCAGACCTCCCCGCTGCTGCACCCCTTGGTTGGGCAGCACgtcctctctgcccagcagtTCTCCAAGGAGCAGGTGCCCGGGCTGGTGGGGGGTGCTGGAGCTGCGGGCGCTTGGATGAGCATGGGGAATGTGGTGCCACGTGCGCCCTGGCTGAGTCCTGGTGCCATGTACACCCTGGCTGAGCCGCCTCTCCCCGTAGCTGTCGCATCTCTTCAACGTGGCACACACCCTGCGCATGCTGGTGCAGAAGGAGCGGAGCCTGGACATCCTCAAggtgagctgggcagggggaggctgCGCAGGCACCCCGTGGGGAGCCCTGTGCTGGGTGCGAGTGTCCCTGGGCTCCCCGAGGTGACGGTGTGGCCCCACAGGGCAAGGTGATGG
The DNA window shown above is from Grus americana isolate bGruAme1 chromosome 3, bGruAme1.mat, whole genome shotgun sequence and carries:
- the CAD gene encoding CAD protein isoform X2 translates to MGCLVLQDGSVLRGRPFGAVGAVAAGEVVFQTGMVGYPEALTDPSYKAQILVLTYPLVGNYGVPRDETDPFGLSKWFESSKIHVAALVVGECSETPSHWSASRSLDQWLKEQNVPGLEGVDTRALTKKIREKGTLLGKLVPDGTPEKSFSFEDPNKRHLVQEVSLKTPRVLNPGGSLRITVVDCGLKYNQVRCLCERGAAVTVVPWDHPLDTADFDGLFISNGPGNPQLCQETVSNLRRVLDAPQPKPVFGICLGHQLLSLALGAHTYKMKYGNRGHNQPCLHEDTRRCFITAQNHGFAVEAGSLPPGWVPLFTNANDGSNEGLVHEHKPFFSVQFHPEHRAGPTDLEGLFDVFMESSRDLRSGDGSARTVRQRLRDWLTYDKAPAGGQNVARPRKVLILGSGGLSIGQAGEFDYSGSQAIKALKEENIQTVLINPNIATVQTSKGLADKVYFLPITPEYVTQVIRNERPDGVLLTFGGQTALNCGVELTKAGVLERYHVRVLGTPVTSIEMTEDRKVFVEKMEEIGEHVAPSEAAASLEQAQAAAERLGYPVLVRSAYALGGLGSGFANNREELMALVSQAFTHTSQVLVDKSLKGWKEIEYEVVRDAYNNCVTVCNMENLDPLGIHTGESIVVAPSQTLNDTEYFMLRRTAVKVVQHLGIVGECNIQFALNPESEQYYIIEVNARLSRSSALASKATGYPLAYVAAKLALGIPLPLLRNSVTNSTTANFEPSLDYCVVKIPRWDLSKFLRVSTKIGSSMKSVGEVMAIGRNFEEAFQKALRMVDENCMGFDHTVKPASDVELETPTDKRIFVLAAALRAGYSIERLYELTKIDRWFLHKMKNITDHAVLLESYREEQSTMPPAVLKRAKQLGFSDKQVALAVLSTELAVRKMRRDLKILPVVKQIDTVAAEWPAQTNYLYLTYNSTEHDLAFREPHVMVIGSGVYRIGSSVEFDWCAVGCIQELRKMGFKTIMVNYNPETVSTDYDMCDRLYFDEISFEVVMDIYELENPEGVILSMGGQLPNNIAMALHRQQCRILGTSPEAIDSAENRFKFSRLLDSIGISQPLWKELSDMESAKHFCCKVGYPCVVRPSYVLSGAAMNVAYSDSDLEKFLSNAVAVSKEQPVVISKFIQEAKEIDVDAVACDGVVVAIAISEHVENAGVHSGDATLVTPPQDITPKTLERIKAIVHAIGQELQVTGPFNLQLIAKDDQLKVIECNVRVSRSFPFVSKTLGVDLVALASQVIMGEDVEPVGLMTGTGIVGVKVPQFSFSRLAGADVVLGVEMTSTGEVACFGENRCEAYLKAMLSTGFKIPKKNILLTIGSYKNKSELLPTVRTLESLGYNLYASLGTADFYTEHGIKVMAVDWHFEDADGSEAGARETQRSILDYLAENHFEMVINLSMRNSGGRRLSSFVTKGYRTRRLAVDYSVPLIIDIKCTKLFVEALGQIRAAPPLKMHVDCMTSQKLIRLPGLIDVHVHLREPGGTHKEDFASGTAAALAGGVTMVCAMPNTSPAVTDAASFALAQKLAEAGARCDFALFLGASSENAGSLGPLAGAAAGLKMYLNDTFSSLRMDDVSLWMEHFKQWPRHLPIVAHAERQTVAAVLMVAQLYQRPVHICHVARREEILLIKAAKQKGIPVTCEVAPHHLFLCRDDLGRLGEGRAAVRPALGTRQDMEALWENMDTIDCFATDHAPHTLEEKQGQEPPPGYPGLETMLPLLLTAVSEGRLTVEDIIQRLYENPRKIFGLPVQEDTYVEVDLEHEWIIPSHMAFSKARWTPFEGMKVKGTVRRVVLRGEVAYIDGQVLVPPGYGQDVKKWPSGAVLVPHAAPAKESTKTPERPRHVGAGETLRSRASSPRRAGPTGEGRFHLPPRIHRASDPGLPAEDAREKTGRKVAEADPTVIQDSYFYPLGPLPRQASPQGTPHFQTSPLLHPLVGQHVLSAQQFSKEQLSHLFNVAHTLRMLVQKERSLDILKGKVMASMFYEASTRTSSSFAAAMSRLGGSVLSFSEATSSVQKGESLADSVQTMCCYADVLVLRHPQPGAVELAAKHCRKPVINAGDGVGEHPTQALLDIFTIREELGTVNGMTITMVGDLKHGRTVHSLACLLTQYRVNLRYVTPPGLCMPPDITSFVASKGIKQEEFGSIEEALPDTDVLYMTRIQKERFRLAEEYEACFGQFILTPHIMTRAKEKMVVMHPLPRVNEISVEVDSDPRAAYFRQAENGMYMRMALLATVLGRY
- the CAD gene encoding CAD protein isoform X1, which codes for MGCLVLQDGSVLRGRPFGAVGAVAAGEVVFQTGMVGYPEALTDPSYKAQILVLTYPLVGNYGVPRDETDPFGLSKWFESSKIHVAALVVGECSETPSHWSASRSLDQWLKEQNVPGLEGVDTRALTKKIREKGTLLGKLVPDGTPEKSFSFEDPNKRHLVQEVSLKTPRVLNPGGSLRITVVDCGLKYNQVRCLCERGAAVTVVPWDHPLDTADFDGLFISNGPGNPQLCQETVSNLRRVLDAPQPKPVFGICLGHQLLSLALGAHTYKMKYGNRGHNQPCLHEDTRRCFITAQNHGFAVEAGSLPPGWVPLFTNANDGSNEGLVHEHKPFFSVQFHPEHRAGPTDLEGLFDVFMESSRDLRSGDGSARTVRQRLRDWLTYDKAPAGGQNVARPRKVLILGSGGLSIGQAGEFDYSGSQAIKALKEENIQTVLINPNIATVQTSKGLADKVYFLPITPEYVTQVIRNERPDGVLLTFGGQTALNCGVELTKAGVLERYHVRVLGTPVTSIEMTEDRKVFVEKMEEIGEHVAPSEAAASLEQAQAAAERLGYPVLVRSAYALGGLGSGFANNREELMALVSQAFTHTSQVLVDKSLKGWKEIEYEVVRDAYNNCVTVCNMENLDPLGIHTGESIVVAPSQTLNDTEYFMLRRTAVKVVQHLGIVGECNIQFALNPESEQYYIIEVNARLSRSSALASKATGYPLAYVAAKLALGIPLPLLRNSVTNSTTANFEPSLDYCVVKIPRWDLSKFLRVSTKIGSSMKSVGEVMAIGRNFEEAFQKALRMVDENCMGFDHTVKPASDVELETPTDKRIFVLAAALRAGYSIERLYELTKIDRWFLHKMKNITDHAVLLESYREEQSTMPPAVLKRAKQLGFSDKQVALAVLSTELAVRKMRRDLKILPVVKQIDTVAAEWPAQTNYLYLTYNSTEHDLAFREPHVMVIGSGVYRIGSSVEFDWCAVGCIQELRKMGFKTIMVNYNPETVSTDYDMCDRLYFDEISFEVVMDIYELENPEGVILSMGGQLPNNIAMALHRQQCRILGTSPEAIDSAENRFKFSRLLDSIGISQPLWKELSDMESAKHFCCKVGYPCVVRPSYVLSGAAMNVAYSDSDLEKFLSNAVAVSKEQPVVISKFIQEAKEIDVDAVACDGVVVAIAISEHVENAGVHSGDATLVTPPQDITPKTLERIKAIVHAIGQELQVTGPFNLQLIAKDDQLKVIECNVRVSRSFPFVSKTLGVDLVALASQVIMGEDVEPVGLMTGTGIVGVKVPQFSFSRLAGADVVLGVEMTSTGEVACFGENRCEAYLKAMLSTGFKIPKKNILLTIGSYKNKSELLPTVRTLESLGYNLYASLGTADFYTEHGIKVMAVDWHFEDADGSEAGARETQRSILDYLAENHFEMVINLSMRNSGGRRLSSFVTKGYRTRRLAVDYSVPLIIDIKCTKLFVEALGQIRAAPPLKMHVDCMTSQKLIRLPGLIDVHVHLREPGGTHKEDFASGTAAALAGGVTMVCAMPNTSPAVTDAASFALAQKLAEAGARCDFALFLGASSENAGSLGPLAGAAAGLKMYLNDTFSSLRMDDVSLWMEHFKQWPRHLPIVAHAERQTVAAVLMVAQLYQRPVHICHVARREEILLIKAAKQKGIPVTCEVAPHHLFLCRDDLGRLGEGRAAVRPALGTRQDMEALWENMDTIDCFATDHAPHTLEEKQGQEPPPGYPGLETMLPLLLTAVSEGRLTVEDIIQRLYENPRKIFGLPVQEDTYVEVDLEHEWIIPSHMAFSKARWTPFEGMKVKGTVRRVVLRGEVAYIDGQVLVPPGYGQDVKKWPSGAVLVPHAAPAKESTKTPERPRHVGAGETLRSRASSPRRAGPTGEGRFHLPPRIHRASDPGLPAFRRLGAAHRPGARGTAEDAREKTGRKVAEADPTVIQDSYFYPLGPLPRQASPQGTPHFQTSPLLHPLVGQHVLSAQQFSKEQLSHLFNVAHTLRMLVQKERSLDILKGKVMASMFYEASTRTSSSFAAAMSRLGGSVLSFSEATSSVQKGESLADSVQTMCCYADVLVLRHPQPGAVELAAKHCRKPVINAGDGVGEHPTQALLDIFTIREELGTVNGMTITMVGDLKHGRTVHSLACLLTQYRVNLRYVTPPGLCMPPDITSFVASKGIKQEEFGSIEEALPDTDVLYMTRIQKERFRLAEEYEACFGQFILTPHIMTRAKEKMVVMHPLPRVNEISVEVDSDPRAAYFRQAENGMYMRMALLATVLGRY
- the CAD gene encoding CAD protein isoform X3, encoding MGCLVLQDGSVLRGRPFGAVGAVAAGEVVFQTGMVGYPEALTDPSYKAQILVLTYPLVGNYGVPRDETDPFGLSKWFESSKIHVAALVVGECSETPSHWSASRSLDQWLKEQNVPGLEGVDTRALTKKIREKGTLLGKLVPDGTPEKSFSFEDPNKRHLVQEVSLKTPRVLNPGGSLRITVVDCGLKYNQVRCLCERGAAVTVVPWDHPLDTADFDGLFISNGPGNPQLCQETVSNLRRVLDAPQPKPVFGICLGHQLLSLALGAHTYKMKYGNRGHNQPCLHEDTRRCFITAQNHGFAVEAGSLPPGWVPLFTNANDGSNEGLVHEHKPFFSVQFHPEHRAGPTDLEGLFDVFMESSRDLRSGDGSARTVRQRLRDWLTYDKAPAGGQNVARPRKVLILGSGGLSIGQAGEFDYSGSQAIKALKEENIQTVLINPNIATVQTSKGLADKVYFLPITPEYVTQVIRNERPDGVLLTFGGQTALNCGVELTKAGVLERYHVRVLGTPVTSIEMTEDRKVFVEKMEEIGEHVAPSEAAASLEQAQAAAERLGYPVLVRSAYALGGLGSGFANNREELMALVSQAFTHTSQVLVDKSLKGWKEIEYEVVRDAYNNCVTVCNMENLDPLGIHTGESIVVAPSQTLNDTEYFMLRRTAVKVVQHLGIVGECNIQFALNPESEQYYIIEVNARLSRSSALASKATGYPLAYVAAKLALGIPLPLLRNSVTNSTTANFEPSLDYCVVKIPRWDLSKFLRVSTKIGSSMKSVGEVMAIGRNFEEAFQKALRMVDENCMGFDHTVKPASDVELETPTDKRIFVLAAALRAGYSIERLYELTKIDRWFLHKMKNITDHAVLLESYREEQSTMPPAVLKRAKQLGFSDKQVALAVLSTELAVRKMRRDLKILPVVKQIDTVAAEWPAQTNYLYLTYNSTEHDLAFREPHVMVIGSGVYRIGSSVEFDWCAVGCIQELRKMGFKTIMVNYNPETVSTDYDMCDRLYFDEISFEVVMDIYELENPEGVILSMGGQLPNNIAMALHRQQCRILGTSPEAIDSAENRFKFSRLLDSIGISQPLWKELSDMESAKHFCCKVGYPCVVRPSYVLSGAAMNVAYSDSDLEKFLSNAVAVSKEQPVVISKFIQEAKEIDVDAVACDGVVVAIAISEHVENAGVHSGDATLVTPPQDITPKTLERIKAIVHAIGQELQVTGPFNLQLIAKDDQLKVIECNVRVSRSFPFVSKTLGVDLVALASQVIMGEDVEPVGLMTGTGIVGVKVPQFSFSRLAGADVVLGVEMTSTGEVACFGENRCEAYLKAMLSTGFKIPKKNILLTIGSYKNKSELLPTVRTLESLGYNLYASLGTADFYTEHGIKVMAVDWHFEDADGSEAGARETQRSILDYLAENHFEMVINLSMRNSGGRRLSSFVTKGYRTRRLAVDYSVPLIIDIKCTKLFVEG